A genomic stretch from Caldicellulosiruptoraceae bacterium PP1 includes:
- the infB gene encoding translation initiation factor IF-2, with product MTTKIRIYELAKSLEISNKELMELLTNMNIEFKNHMSALEDRDVNLVFEYLIQEKEKENMQRRQTERTDDRREKPRIENRENKARDDFKRFDNQQNRNIDKDNKERKNQQNRRDNLDAKNRATKNNELRTEKEGYNKENRTFDNRRQEQFSRNQNLQTQKKQQQKDKSENIKEEKKIKPKKQFVIEDSRINEDIIVNKEELEKIDQEVEKELLEEEYLQEKHVRKGKKEKIKKESKEQKDLIKLQNQKNQEKKVEKVLIPESITVSELASRIQRPNSEVLKKLIMLGIMANINQEIDFDTASLIAEDFGIKVEKEIIKTEEEILIEDFEDPPESLQPRPPVVVVMGHVDHGKTSLLDAIRKTNVTEREAGGITQHIGASIVEINGRKITFLDTPGHEAFTAMRARGAQVTDIAILVVAADDGVMPQTIEAINHAKAANVSIIVAVNKIDKPEANPDRVKQQLSEYGLIPEEWGGDTVFVNVSAKKKMGIDHLLEMILLVADMLELKANPDRLAKGIVIEAKLDKGRGPVATILVQKGTLRVGNYVIAGKTWGKIRAMIDDKGNRIKEAGPSFAVEILGLEEVPEAGDELFCVKDEKTAKIIEQMRKDKVKEEKIISSSKVSLDELFERIQKGQLKELKIIIKADVQGSVEALKSSIEKLSNEEVNVKVIHAGVGAVTESDVILASASNAIIIGFNVRPEVGATQLAEREKVDIRLYRIIYEALNDIEAAMKGLLEPIYKEVVLGRAEVRQTFKASNIGTIAGCYVLDGKLVRTANARIIREGIVVFEGKLGSLKRFKEDVREVAAGYECGLTIEKFNDIKEGDIIEVFEMQKVER from the coding sequence ATGACTACAAAAATTAGAATATATGAACTTGCAAAATCATTAGAGATCTCAAATAAAGAATTAATGGAATTACTAACAAATATGAATATTGAGTTTAAGAATCATATGAGTGCGTTAGAAGATAGGGATGTCAATTTGGTTTTTGAATATTTAATTCAAGAAAAAGAAAAAGAAAACATGCAAAGAAGACAAACTGAAAGAACTGATGACAGAAGAGAAAAGCCAAGAATTGAAAATAGAGAAAATAAAGCAAGAGATGATTTTAAAAGATTTGACAATCAACAAAATAGAAACATTGACAAAGATAATAAAGAGAGAAAAAATCAACAAAATAGACGAGATAATTTAGATGCAAAAAATAGAGCAACAAAAAATAATGAGCTAAGGACAGAAAAAGAAGGATATAATAAAGAAAATAGAACATTTGATAATAGAAGACAAGAACAATTTAGTAGAAATCAAAATCTTCAAACTCAAAAAAAGCAGCAACAAAAAGATAAATCTGAAAATATAAAAGAAGAAAAGAAAATCAAACCTAAAAAACAATTTGTTATTGAAGATAGTCGTATTAATGAAGACATAATTGTAAACAAAGAAGAACTTGAAAAAATTGATCAAGAAGTTGAAAAGGAATTACTAGAAGAAGAATATTTACAAGAAAAACATGTAAGAAAAGGAAAGAAGGAAAAAATAAAGAAAGAATCAAAAGAACAAAAAGACTTAATAAAGTTACAAAATCAAAAAAATCAAGAAAAAAAAGTTGAAAAGGTATTAATACCAGAGTCTATTACTGTATCTGAATTAGCTTCAAGAATTCAACGGCCAAATTCTGAGGTTTTGAAAAAACTTATAATGTTAGGGATAATGGCAAACATAAATCAAGAGATTGATTTTGATACAGCTTCATTAATTGCTGAGGATTTTGGTATAAAGGTTGAAAAAGAAATAATCAAAACAGAAGAGGAAATACTAATAGAAGATTTTGAGGATCCACCAGAATCATTACAACCAAGACCGCCGGTAGTTGTTGTAATGGGACATGTTGATCATGGCAAAACATCTTTATTAGATGCAATAAGAAAGACAAATGTTACAGAAAGAGAAGCCGGTGGAATTACTCAGCATATAGGTGCATCAATTGTTGAAATAAATGGAAGGAAAATAACATTTTTAGATACTCCAGGACATGAAGCATTTACAGCAATGAGAGCAAGAGGTGCACAAGTAACAGATATTGCTATTTTAGTTGTTGCTGCTGACGATGGCGTTATGCCACAAACAATAGAAGCAATAAACCATGCTAAAGCTGCAAATGTATCAATAATTGTTGCTGTCAATAAAATTGATAAACCAGAGGCAAATCCAGACAGGGTAAAGCAACAATTAAGTGAATATGGCCTTATTCCTGAAGAATGGGGTGGAGATACAGTATTTGTAAATGTTTCTGCTAAAAAGAAGATGGGTATTGATCATCTCCTTGAAATGATACTTTTGGTTGCTGATATGTTAGAATTAAAAGCAAATCCAGACAGGCTTGCTAAGGGTATAGTTATTGAGGCAAAACTTGATAAAGGTAGAGGCCCTGTTGCTACAATATTAGTTCAAAAAGGTACATTAAGAGTAGGCAATTATGTAATAGCAGGGAAAACATGGGGTAAAATCAGAGCAATGATTGATGATAAAGGCAATAGAATAAAAGAAGCTGGTCCATCATTTGCAGTTGAGATATTAGGGCTTGAAGAAGTACCAGAGGCTGGAGATGAATTATTCTGCGTTAAAGACGAAAAAACTGCAAAGATAATTGAACAGATGAGAAAGGATAAAGTTAAAGAGGAAAAAATTATTTCTTCTTCAAAGGTTTCTTTGGATGAACTATTTGAGAGAATTCAAAAAGGCCAGTTAAAGGAGCTTAAGATTATAATAAAAGCAGATGTTCAAGGTTCTGTTGAAGCATTGAAAAGTTCTATTGAGAAATTAAGTAATGAGGAAGTTAACGTTAAAGTAATACATGCTGGTGTTGGTGCTGTTACAGAATCTGACGTAATATTGGCATCTGCATCAAATGCAATTATTATTGGATTTAATGTTCGACCAGAAGTTGGTGCAACTCAACTTGCTGAAAGGGAAAAGGTAGATATAAGGCTATACAGAATTATTTATGAGGCACTTAATGATATTGAAGCTGCTATGAAAGGATTACTTGAACCTATATATAAAGAGGTGGTTTTAGGTAGAGCTGAAGTAAGACAAACATTTAAAGCTTCAAATATTGGAACAATTGCTGGATGCTATGTTTTAGATGGAAAATTAGTAAGAACAGCAAATGCAAGAATTATTCGTGAAGGCATTGTTGTTTTTGAAGGTAAATTGGGTTCTTTAAAAAGGTTCAAAGAAGATGTTCGTGAAGTTGCTGCAGGATATGAATGTGGTTTAACAATTGAAAAGTTTAATGATATTAAAGAAGGGGATATAATCGAAGTTTTTGAAATGCAAAAAGTGGAGAGATAA
- the rnpM gene encoding RNase P modulator RnpM, translated as MIKHVPMRKCVICGKNLPKSALLRIVKTSNNDVLFDKIGKLSGRGLYICEDINCVDKAFRSKRIEKLLNVTLKPELCSQIREYINQKNMGVTE; from the coding sequence TTGATAAAGCATGTACCCATGCGAAAATGTGTTATATGTGGTAAGAATTTACCTAAATCTGCACTATTAAGAATTGTTAAGACAAGTAATAATGATGTTTTATTTGACAAGATAGGTAAACTTTCTGGTCGAGGTCTTTATATCTGTGAAGATATTAATTGTGTTGATAAAGCTTTCAGATCCAAAAGGATTGAAAAGTTACTTAACGTAACATTAAAACCAGAATTATGTAGTCAGATTCGTGAGTATATAAATCAAAAAAATATGGGGGTGACTGAATGA
- the rbfA gene encoding 30S ribosome-binding factor RbfA, producing MHFDRVDRVSEEVKKAISEIIQYELKDPRLNVGLISIVKVNLSKDLRYAKIYVSIFDNNPENIQSSLLALRNSVPYIRREIAKRIKLRYTSEITFELDDSIEYGARISEILNKLNIPKDNNSENRGEDSLDRE from the coding sequence ATGCATTTTGATAGAGTTGATAGAGTTTCAGAAGAAGTCAAAAAAGCTATAAGCGAAATAATACAATATGAACTTAAAGACCCAAGACTTAATGTTGGTTTAATAAGCATTGTTAAAGTTAACCTTAGTAAAGATTTAAGATACGCCAAAATTTATGTAAGTATTTTTGATAATAACCCAGAAAATATCCAAAGTTCTTTACTTGCTCTTAGAAATTCGGTTCCCTATATAAGGAGAGAAATTGCAAAAAGAATTAAGCTAAGGTATACTTCTGAGATAACTTTTGAATTAGATGATTCAATTGAATATGGTGCAAGAATATCAGAAATACTAAATAAGCTAAACATACCAAAAGATAACAATAGTGAAAATAGAGGTGAAGATTCTCTTGATAGAGAATAA